One stretch of Leadbetterella byssophila DSM 17132 DNA includes these proteins:
- a CDS encoding type IX secretion system membrane protein PorP/SprF has translation MKKYFAGFLLLLSLSSKGQIGVMNQYHFNYLSINPAMAGENGPFSIKGVVGNQFNGNLKFDQLSHVLVLDGQFYNKTGLAFQSSSDNYGVVSGNNFSLSLAKGVEVGDLQLKAGVNAGLALVPTYSLVGSNKKAAFTAGAGVMANYLGLFLGVSKPSLYISQKDDILRQPLFVNLGYISDTENFVTYNVNVLWSTLNDASNWDFNLKLWFDKRLALSGSYRINDIYPIYTKKTSFIPAAEYKFSNDMTLGLAYNSNTLRYSTAPVPHNPNFNVTGIFQFYLRYNLNDRKGDSWYYDQF, from the coding sequence ATGAAAAAGTATTTTGCGGGCTTTCTCTTGCTATTATCTCTAAGTTCCAAAGGGCAAATAGGGGTAATGAATCAATACCATTTTAATTATCTGTCCATTAACCCGGCTATGGCGGGGGAGAATGGTCCATTCTCTATCAAAGGGGTAGTGGGTAATCAATTTAACGGTAATCTGAAATTTGACCAGCTCTCCCATGTTCTGGTTTTGGATGGTCAATTCTATAATAAGACAGGTTTAGCATTTCAAAGCTCCAGCGATAATTATGGAGTAGTTAGTGGAAATAACTTTTCCTTAAGTTTGGCCAAAGGGGTTGAAGTAGGAGATTTGCAACTCAAAGCTGGGGTTAATGCAGGATTGGCTCTGGTTCCAACTTACTCTTTGGTAGGTTCTAATAAGAAAGCCGCTTTTACAGCAGGAGCAGGGGTGATGGCGAATTACCTGGGATTATTCCTAGGCGTTTCAAAGCCATCTTTATATATCTCTCAGAAAGACGATATACTTAGGCAGCCTCTGTTTGTGAACCTGGGTTACATCTCTGATACAGAAAATTTCGTTACTTATAATGTAAATGTTCTGTGGTCTACCTTGAATGATGCGAGCAACTGGGACTTTAATTTAAAATTATGGTTCGATAAAAGACTTGCACTTAGTGGGTCTTACAGAATCAATGATATATATCCGATCTACACGAAGAAAACTTCCTTTATTCCGGCGGCCGAATACAAGTTTTCTAATGACATGACTTTGGGCTTAGCGTATAATTCAAATACCCTTCGTTATTCTACCGCGCCTGTGCCGCATAATCCTAATTTTAATGTTACGGGGATCTTTCAATTTTACCTCCGTTATAACTTGAATGACAGGAAAGGAGACTCCTGGTATTACGATCAATTTTGA